Below is a genomic region from Marinitoga litoralis.
TTTATTTGCTACCCCACTTAAAATTCTTTCAACTTCATTCATTACATTCAAATTTCTTTCAATTAGCCTATACTTACCCATTTCTATTATTCTTTCCTTTAACTTATGTTCAACCTTATTAGATATCATAGAATAACCTTTAGTATAAATTAACAAGGTTTTTCTACTGTCTTCTGAAAAAACTAATAGCGATACCAATACAAATAATAAAATTAATATTTTCTTTCCCATAATTTCCCCTCCAATTTTAAGTCTTATGCTATTCACTATAATTATACCAAATTTTTTATCATAATTCTCTTTTTATTTAATACTAGAATTATTTATAAAAATAATATTTAATATCTAATAATCCTATCACATTAGAACATATTAACAATAATTAAATTTTTAATAATATTAAAAATATGATATGATATCGGTAACGTTACCGGAAAGTATAAAGTTTGAGGGGGGAGATAAATGGTAGAACGATTACCTATGTGGAAAAAATGGATGTATGCTTTAGGGCAATTAGGATGGTCATTAGCTAGTTTTGCTATTGGAAATGCTCTTGTTTACTTTTTTATGCCACCTGAGGGTGTAAATATGCAACAATTTATTCCTAGAGGAACAGTTTTTCTTGGGTTAACCATTGTTGGTTTAGCATTAGGAGTTTCAAGATTATTTGATGCAATTACCGATCCATTAGTTGCAACTTTATCCGATAGAAGTAATTTGAAATTAGGAAAAAGAAGAGGATTTTTAGCTATAAGTGTTTTACCTTTTGCTATATTTTCTTTTCTTCCTTTTTTACCACCATCAAATAATTATACATTAAATACAATTTGGTTATTTGGTACTGTTATTATTTTCTATTGGTTAATGACTATGTATGTTACTCCATTTTTTGCTTGGATGAGCGAACTTGGTCATGATCCGGATGAAAGATTGACTCTAAGTACTATGATATCTATTACTTGGGCTATTGGATATGTTTTGGGAACACAAATATATCTATTCCAATCTATACTAGAAAATGCAGGATTTGAACCAACTAAAGCCTTCCAAATAGTTGTTATTATATATGGAATTATAAGTTTTATCTTTATGTTATTACCTGTAATATTTATTGATGAAAAAAAATATTGTGAAGAAAGAACACTAAATGAAGGTAGTTTGGAATCTATAATTAATGCATTTAAAGAAAAGAATTTCAAAATTTTTGTTCTACAAGATTTATTATATTGGTTTGGTTTAACTGGTATTAGTCTTGGTTTAGTATATTATGTTGTAATACTATTAGGATTACCAAAAGAACAAGCATCACAAGTTCAATTAATTATGTTCTTACTTTCATTTATTTTTTATGTTCCAGTTAATTTTATCGCCAAAAAAACTGGAAAAAAGAAATTATTAATGGCCGGATTTATTATATTTGCTATTAATTTTGCGTTTTTAGCATTCTTAGGGAAAGTCCCGTTATCTCCATATGTTCAAAGTTATATAGTTGCTATATTATCAGCTATTCCTTTAGCAATTTTTGGTATTTTACCAAACGCAATGATAGCAGATATAGCAGAAGCACATGGGAGAGAAACTGGAAATTATAAAGCGGCAGTATTTTTCGGAGCAAGAACATTTATGCAAAAATTAGGTCAAACTATTGCAGGATTAGTATTTCCTTCAATTTTTATTTGGGGATCAGACCAAGTAAATGCGGTTGGTTTAAGAATAAGTTCTATAATATCTATGACGTTTATGATTTTAGGTTTTATATTATTAATATTATATAATGAAAAAAGAATATTGAAAATATTAAATGCAGAATCAAATATATAAAGGGTTGGAACTTTCCAACCCTTTATTTTTATGTAGATATATCAAATCCTTTTCTTTCTGGTCCATTAACTTGTTGCTTAATCACATCGCCAGCTTGTTTCATTGCTTCACGCCATGCCTCTAATAGTGTATTTAATAATGATTTTACTTCTTCTAATATTTCTACATTCTTATTCAAATTAGCTTCTAATAATCTTCTATACATGTATGCATATAATGATCTTAAATTTTTCGATATTTCTCCACCTTTTTCCATATCAAGTGAAAGATTCAATTCCATAATTATATCTTCTACCCGTATTATTTGTGTATTAGCATCCGCAAATTTCTTTTCTTCAATATACTTTCTTGCTCTATTTAATCTTTCTATTGAATTAAGATACAATAATTCTACAAGTTTTGCAGGACTAGCTGTCTTTACCATACTTTCTATATATTTATTATTAGCATTTTGAAAGTTATTTGGTTGATACATTTAATCACCTCACTCAATTTCGTTAATAGCATTTTTAAAAGCATTTTTGAATATATTTAATATTTCAGAAAATTCATAATCTAAAATATCAGAAATTTCTATATTATCTGAAATATTTTGCGAATCTATAATTTTCTCTAATATCTCTTTTTGTCTATTCATTTCTTCTTCAGAAATAAATTCTTTATTTAATACTTTAGATGCTTGAGAAAGAATAGTATTCATTGCTTGTAATCCTTCAGCTAACGCTGCAATCATTTTATGCCCCTCATCACTATTTAACATAACTTCTTTTGATATAGAACTTATTGAACTCTCTATTTTATCTATATATTGTTCTCCTTCTAATAATAACTTTTTAACTAAACCATATAAATCATCAAATACTAATTCTATTTCCTCTCCACCTTCAAAAAAAGCTCCTTTTATTTCATCATAATATTTCATTGGAATTTCTTTTCCATTTATTTTCATACCTGTAAGAACAGAATTCATTTTTTCTGTTTGAAAGAAATTAACCAATTCACTAAAACTTTTAAATTGTTCTTTCGAAAATTCTCTTTCAAAAAGCTGATTATCAGATTCATAAGTAACCTTAACTTTAATTTTATCCATTATATTTACCTCCTACAAATTTCATATCATATATCGTCTGATTTAATTATATCATTAATTCTAATAAAACCAAAGATAATGTGTAAAAAAAAATTAATCTTAACAACATGGTTTTGATAAAAAATATGTTGACTTTAAAGAAAAAAAAGATTATAATAATAAACGTATTGTTTATTTAACTGTTCATAAAAAATATAAAAACACTACTTTTTTAGTTGTTATTCTGCATTAAATGTTCTAAAATACCCTTAAAAAAGGGTTTTTAAATGTTTATTAAAAAATACACAAAAGACACTTTAAAAATACAGGTGATATTATGAAAATTGGCGAGAAGTTAAAAAAACTAAGACTTTCTCGAGGTTTAACTCAGGAGGAATTGGCTATAAGAGCTGATCTTACAAGAGGATTTATTTCTCAACTTGAAAGAGATTTAACTTCTCCAACTCTTGAAAGTTTAGAAATGATTTTAAGAGCATTAGGAACTAATTTAAAGGAATTTTTCTCTGATTTTGAAGAGAAAAAGATTATATATAAAAAATCTGATAGAGTACCTATGTATGATACTCCTGAAGGTGTAAAAGAAGAATTACTAATGACCGATACCGAAGTAAAAAAAATCGAACCTATGATAGTTGAATTAGAACCAATGGCTCAAACCGAAGAAGAAAATTATCACGAAGGTTCAGAATTTGGATATGTATTAGAAGGAAATATAGAACTTTGGTTAGATGATGTGAAACATAAAGCTAAAGCTGGTGATTCATTTTATTTTAAATCAGACAAAATACACTACATAAAAAATGCTAGTAAAAAGAAAAAAGCAAAAATATTATGGATAGAAATTCAATAATACCATGGGGAGGGTTGCATATGGCTAAATCATTAGGAAGACATATTATTGCTGAATTTTATGAATGCGACAAAGACATTTTAGACGATGTTGATAAAATTGAAGAATTAATGAAAAAAGCATCAATAGAATCAGGTGCAACTATTGTAACTTCAACTTTCCACAGATTTTTGCCCCATGGGGTAAGTGGAGCTGTAATTGTTTCTGAATCACATTTTGCTATACATACATGGCCAGAATATGGTTATGCTTCAGTAGATATTTATACTTGTGGCGATCATGTTGATCCATGGAAAAGTTTTGAATTCTTAAAAAAAGAATTTAATTCTCAAAGAGCACAAACAATAGAACATTTAAGAGGTATT
It encodes:
- the fliS gene encoding flagellar export chaperone FliS, whose translation is MYQPNNFQNANNKYIESMVKTASPAKLVELLYLNSIERLNRARKYIEEKKFADANTQIIRVEDIIMELNLSLDMEKGGEISKNLRSLYAYMYRRLLEANLNKNVEILEEVKSLLNTLLEAWREAMKQAGDVIKQQVNGPERKGFDIST
- a CDS encoding MFS transporter yields the protein MVERLPMWKKWMYALGQLGWSLASFAIGNALVYFFMPPEGVNMQQFIPRGTVFLGLTIVGLALGVSRLFDAITDPLVATLSDRSNLKLGKRRGFLAISVLPFAIFSFLPFLPPSNNYTLNTIWLFGTVIIFYWLMTMYVTPFFAWMSELGHDPDERLTLSTMISITWAIGYVLGTQIYLFQSILENAGFEPTKAFQIVVIIYGIISFIFMLLPVIFIDEKKYCEERTLNEGSLESIINAFKEKNFKIFVLQDLLYWFGLTGISLGLVYYVVILLGLPKEQASQVQLIMFLLSFIFYVPVNFIAKKTGKKKLLMAGFIIFAINFAFLAFLGKVPLSPYVQSYIVAILSAIPLAIFGILPNAMIADIAEAHGRETGNYKAAVFFGARTFMQKLGQTIAGLVFPSIFIWGSDQVNAVGLRISSIISMTFMILGFILLILYNEKRILKILNAESNI
- a CDS encoding cupin domain-containing protein; amino-acid sequence: MKIGEKLKKLRLSRGLTQEELAIRADLTRGFISQLERDLTSPTLESLEMILRALGTNLKEFFSDFEEKKIIYKKSDRVPMYDTPEGVKEELLMTDTEVKKIEPMIVELEPMAQTEEENYHEGSEFGYVLEGNIELWLDDVKHKAKAGDSFYFKSDKIHYIKNASKKKKAKILWIEIQ
- the speD gene encoding adenosylmethionine decarboxylase, which codes for MAKSLGRHIIAEFYECDKDILDDVDKIEELMKKASIESGATIVTSTFHRFLPHGVSGAVIVSESHFAIHTWPEYGYASVDIYTCGDHVDPWKSFEFLKKEFNSQRAQTIEHLRGIYEEIGIDENSPHKVEA